GTGAGCCATGTTGTTTACCTGTTTAACTGCGCTGTTTACAACTTCTTTCAATGAAATTTTTTCTATCTTTGTATTTACAATTGGCTTTTCATGTCGTGCAAGTGTAAGCAGGGAAGAAGAAAGTGTTTGCAGTTTATTTACTTCTTCAATGCTCTCAGTGGCAAGTGTTTTGCTTTCTTCAATTGTTGGCTTTTTCTCCCGCAAATATACTTCAAACGCAGTTTTAAGTGAGGTAAGGGGTGTCCCAAGTTCGTGGCTGGCGTCCGATATAAACCGATTTTGCTCATCAATCATTTCTGAAATTGGCGCAAGTGTAATACCTGCTAAAAAGTATCCGATAAGCCCTGAAACAGCCAAAATTATGACATTAATAAATACAAGTGTTACTACGATTCTTCGCTCAGTTTCTTCAATTAACGATGGGTCGACTGTAACTGTTGGTGCAGCATAACCAAAACGTATTTCAATCCTTGTCCTTTGTATTTGGTCAAATCTTTCTACTTCGCTGACAAGCGAACGATAAATCACAACACTAAAAGAAATGCTAATTACCATAATAATTAGCAGGTACCATAAGGTAAGCTTTATCCGTGCATTTTTAAACATTATTTAGAAGATAATCTATATCCAAATC
The Patescibacteria group bacterium genome window above contains:
- a CDS encoding HAMP domain-containing sensor histidine kinase, which codes for MVISISFSVVIYRSLVSEVERFDQIQRTRIEIRFGYAAPTVTVDPSLIEETERRIVVTLVFINVIILAVSGLIGYFLAGITLAPISEMIDEQNRFISDASHELGTPLTSLKTAFEVYLREKKPTIEESKTLATESIEEVNKLQTLSSSLLTLARHEKPIVNTKIEKISLKEVVNSAVKQVNNMAHEKEISIACSDDVVKLISNVKVYGDKDSLEQLLVIILDNAIKYSTKESSIEIKTAKSDHHVLISVTDHGIGIAKEDLPHIFDRFYRTDMARSRKATGGYGLGLSIARKIVEEHGGSINVKSEINKGSTFEISLPL